Part of the Paenibacillus aurantius genome, TTGCAGGGTCTCCTGGAGTCCAGTAGGGGTCGATGCCGGTCGGCAGCTGGTTCTTAGTGGCTTGCTCCGTCTGAATGCCGTTCAGCCGCTCTCCATATAGGCTGTTCGGCTCGCGTCCTGTGGTGTAGCGGATGCCGGCGCCTGCCATGAGATCCCCCTCATAACTGGCATCGATGAACATTCGGCCTTCGAATGTAAGACCGGATTCCATTCGGATGCTCGTAATCCGATCTCCCTCCTTAACCACACCCTTTCCGGAGCCCCGATCCAGACGTTCTCCGTTGACGACCTCGATAGCATATTCCCTGACATAATCGTGAAACACTTCCAGCGCCATCTTCGGCTCGAATAGCCATACCGCCTCCGACTGACCGTATTTGCGGCCTAACCGTTCGTAAAACTCCCGCGAGAGCCCCCCAATGACCGACTTCTCCCCGGAGTCCGTATCGCCGAGACCGCCGGTGCTGAGTCCACCGATCCGGTTAGTCGGCTCGATAACAATCGCTTTTCTTCCCATTCTAACAGCCTGTACGGCGGCCATAATGCCTGCCGAGGTTCCCCCGTAAATGATGATGTCTCCCTGCCGGTTAGCCATGTTCCAGTTCCTCCTCTACTCCCGTTCTCTCCGTTAATTGGTGAATGGGTCTTCCCTCGTCATCTAATGGAGATGGGGGTACCCTGTGTATCCTGCTGCCCACCCTCGTATTTACAGCCCTTTGTCCACTTGCCCCCAACGCTCCAAGGCATCATGGGCCACCGATTGAATGTTGGCCGCAATGGAATGTTCATAGGTGCCGTACGGCATATGGGTAATCCGGGGGAGGTAAGTGCCGTTCTCCACCGCTTGTATCAAAGCTTCTCCGATAGCTTCCCGCTGCGCAGGATGATGCTCTCCGATCTGGATCAGGGCCATGACCGCATGGGAGAAAAACTGAAAGTACACATCGTTGTACTTCTTCGCCTTCCCGTCCGTCCCTTCCCCCAGCCGGTACAACGGCCTGTCGTATTCCTCCGGGTTCGTGACAATAGCCGCCAGCTCCTTCACGCTGTGCACATCCTTGATCCGGCCGAGCAAGTAGATCGCCACATGACCACGCATCTGGTTATTTTTCCTTACATCCTGAAGGACAACAGAATCGCGCTCCTTAACCATCTCCCTCAGCACCGGAAGGCACGCCTCATCGTCAAGAACCGCGAGTGCAAAAGCACTGTGCTTGCGAAGCGTTTCTTCCTCCGTAAGTACCCATTCCCGTAACGAAGCTACGATCGTGGAGCCCAGCCTCCGGCAAGACCAGATAGCGACTCCCGGCTGAAGGGTCGACAAGCCCACGCGGATTTGTTCGGGGTCCGTAAGCCATGCAATCGGCTGGACAGGCTTGTTGCCGGAGGGATAGGCAAATTGGTAACCTTTGTTGTTCTCTGGATTATAACAGCCGGTTTCCGTTAGGAGGGCGATCAGCTCCTCATAAGGCACATCTTTTACCGGCACTTCCTTCGTGATGGCCAGCCAAGCCGCCGTTGAAGCCGCCTCGCCCGACTTCTGCATATCGCGGTTCATTCTGACACAGGTAGACAGGTCATGGTCAACGGCTAAGCAGCGTCCCGCCGCAAGCAAACCGTCATAGCCTCTCGGAATCAACGCGCCCAGCGGGATCGGCACTGTGACATTCACCGCCCCCAGATTGCTCGCCACGAACCAATCCTTCAGATGCTGGCTCTCAAAAGCATTATCCCGGCCATGCTTATCGATATCCGCGTAGGCATAGAATACCGGCTTATCGGATATCCGGTCTGCGAAGAAATCCTCAATCGTGATCGTCTCCTCACCTTCGATCAAACGCCCTTCCCTAATGCCCAAGTGAGGGGCCAGCTGCAGCAGGCGGTTCTCGTCCGTATAATAGTCCTCGAGATGCTGGGCATGCGAGAAGAGGAGCGCCTGTGACAATTCATCTCCGTCCGTTTGGTTGGTGCAGCCGGAATCGAAATTTCTCCAGCTCACCTTGTTGCCCGCAGCAAAGATCTTTACGCTTGTATAAGGCTGCGCCCTTCCATCCAGCTGTCGGCCGAAGGACGTTGAACAGCCAGCCAAATGACAGGCTTCCGCATCGCCCGAGCAGTCAATCAGCACTTTGCAGTCCGCCGATTGCAGCCCGTCGGGACCAATCCACTGTACCCCCTTGACCGTTTTGCCATCCATATAGATGCCGGTGACGGTCGATTCGTAAGCTAGGGCTGCCCCATGCCTCACGGCTTCCTGCTCCAGCACATACTTCTTCGCTTCCACGTTGTAATAGCTGGACCGAGTGTAAACGGTTTCCACCAAAGAAATAACTTTCCGGTCGATTTCCTCATATAAGCCTCCAGGCGATCCGAAATAGTATCCGTTAACCGAGCCGGCCGTTCCCATTCCCCCCATGCAATTCAGACGTTCGATCCCCAGCACCTTAAGGCCTCTGCTCGCTGCGGATATCAAGGCGATGGCTCCTGCGGTCCCGAGACCGGTTACAATCACATCATAATGCTCCGAAAATGCAGGTGCTTCCCTATCCGTTACGGTTAGTTGTCCGTTCACCTTCTGGGATAACAACAAGTTACTTCCCCCTTCCCGCGGCAAGGCCTGCCTCGAAAGCTTCTAACGGATTGCGGTAGGCTGATGACGGCAGACTCACCCGGCCGGGTGAAGCGGAAGCCGGCTCTCCTTGGTCATGCCGCCATTCGAAGCAGCCTGAGATGGCGGAGATCGTCCACGCCTTCCAGGCTTCCGGCCGGTTCACCCAAAACTGATGCAGCTTTTGTCTGGACACAAACCAGTCATCCTTAACATCAACTGGGAATTTCAGAATGATTTCCCCTTTCAGCTTCCCCTTCACCAAGTGGGCCTGCCCCCTGATCTCCTCAGGCAGCACCAGCTCTTCCTCCCCGCAGTTCAACAGGGCATTAAGGCTCTTCGATCGGAGCAGCTCGGTCGGAGCCATCTCGGGCCTCGTATCGATGACCCGGTCGGTCTTGATCCGGCGGAAGCCGGAATTGTTGTAGACCGTAACCTCCCAGGAGTTTCCTGCGGAAACGATCTCCGTCACCTCCGTTTGAAGCAGGACGGAAAGGGAGTCCTGAATAATTTTGTTATACAGAATCGGGGCGACGGCAGGTATATGAACGCTCCCCTCATCCGACATGACGCCGCGCTCCATCAGCTCCTGCTTGAGCTTCATGCCTTTCTCGGTAAGGGCCGTTTCGTGCCAGCCAACACCAGGATGAAAGCTGTTAATAAATTCGTGGCCGACAAAAGAGGTTCTTTCCATGACCAGCGATTCTTCATTCGCATAGGCTGCGCCCAGTCCGGCAAAGGTCGCACCCAAAATAACCGTGGGAAAGTAGTCTCGGTTTGTTATCAACACGTCACCTCATTTGTTTGCGCGGCAAGTCCAGCTGGACTTGATACTTTTTGGCCTCTCGATAAGCACTAGGTGTCACGCCTTCGTACTTTTTAAACAAGCGGATATAGGTGCTGATGCTATGAAATCCGACCTTCTCGCTGATATCCCGGATGTAAATCTCCTCCTGCAGCAGCTGGACTTTCGATTGCTCCACCCGATAGCGGTTGAGGTATTCGGTCAAATTGTCTCCCACCTGTTCTTTGAAATAGCGGGACAAATAAGAAGGATGCACATGGAAATGCTCGGCAATCATGTTGATGCTTAGCTCGGTGTCCCGATAGTGCTCCTCGATATAGGCAATCACGTTTTCCTTCAGCCTGATCTTCTTATTGTTCTTCTTCCGCTCTTCCACAAACCCGCATACCTTCTGCAAAAAGAGCGTCATCCGTTCCCGCAGGGAGGCTACTGTGCTTCCGTTCATCAATTCCCGGATGGCTTCCAAATTCTCCGAATAAAGCTCGACCGGGTCCAATTGAGACTCCATGGCCACCTTCATCATGGTGCTGCATATATCGAACATCAGACAGCGGATCATATCGACGGAAATGTTCTCCT contains:
- a CDS encoding FAD-dependent oxidoreductase yields the protein MLLSQKVNGQLTVTDREAPAFSEHYDVIVTGLGTAGAIALISAASRGLKVLGIERLNCMGGMGTAGSVNGYYFGSPGGLYEEIDRKVISLVETVYTRSSYYNVEAKKYVLEQEAVRHGAALAYESTVTGIYMDGKTVKGVQWIGPDGLQSADCKVLIDCSGDAEACHLAGCSTSFGRQLDGRAQPYTSVKIFAAGNKVSWRNFDSGCTNQTDGDELSQALLFSHAQHLEDYYTDENRLLQLAPHLGIREGRLIEGEETITIEDFFADRISDKPVFYAYADIDKHGRDNAFESQHLKDWFVASNLGAVNVTVPIPLGALIPRGYDGLLAAGRCLAVDHDLSTCVRMNRDMQKSGEAASTAAWLAITKEVPVKDVPYEELIALLTETGCYNPENNKGYQFAYPSGNKPVQPIAWLTDPEQIRVGLSTLQPGVAIWSCRRLGSTIVASLREWVLTEEETLRKHSAFALAVLDDEACLPVLREMVKERDSVVLQDVRKNNQMRGHVAIYLLGRIKDVHSVKELAAIVTNPEEYDRPLYRLGEGTDGKAKKYNDVYFQFFSHAVMALIQIGEHHPAQREAIGEALIQAVENGTYLPRITHMPYGTYEHSIAANIQSVAHDALERWGQVDKGL